A segment of the Angustibacter luteus genome:
GGGGCGCGTTGAAGTCCAACGTCACGCTGTGTTCCGCTCTGCTCGGCCGGCCCCTACACCGGGGTGAACTCCACGCGCCGGCCGCCGACGTCCGCCGCTACGAGACGGACGCGAAGTGTGGCACCCAACTGGACGTCGCCCGAGACGGGTGCCAGCACCGGCGGCTGACGCAATTGAACGATGCCCCCAGGCCCCTTGTCCCGCAGATCCACCACAACACCCTCGAACGCCTCCCCCACCCGGGGAGCGAGGACCGCCGCCTCGACCGCGTCGGTGCACGCGTGGTCCAGCCGGTTGCCCAGCTGGTCCGAGGCGTTCATCAACCCGGGCAACGACTCCAGCGCCTCGCGCACCCACGCGGGCACCGGCTCGTCCTGGCAGAGGGCGGCCGACACGACGAGCCCGAACCGGTCGACCAGCCGGCGCAGCGGTGCGGTCACGTGCGCGTACTGGTCGGCGACGGCAGCGTGCTCGGTGACCGCGGGGACGTCGCCGTCGAACGGCGTGTACCCCGCGCCGCGGAACAGCGACGCGGCCTCGTGGATCAGCGCGAGCTCGCGCGGCTCGTCCCGGTCGAGGGCGCGCAGGAAAGCGCCGTACTGCTGCTCAGCGGGCCAGCGGGTGCCGAGCGCCTGCGCCTGCCGCCGGTAGCGGGCCAGCGCATGGTGGCTGGGCGGTGGCATCGTCCGCAGGATGCCGACCTGACCGGCCAGCATGATGTCGGCGGCGGCCATCCCGGTCATCAGCGAGATCTGCGCGTTCCAGTCCGAGATCGCCGAGGGCGGCCGCAGCCGCAGGTCGTAGTGGTCATCGACCCGGACGACCTCCTGCTCCGGCATCGGCAGGCTCGCGCCGCCGCGCTCGGCCTCCAGCCGCAGCCGGTGCTGGCCGATCTCGCGCAACAGCGACATCCGCGGGTCGCCCTGCGCGGCCAGCGCCGCGGCGGACTCCTCGTCCAGCCGCTCGACGCTGCGCACCATCGCGCGCCCCACGTCCGCCGAGCGCAGCTCGCCCTCCCGGTCCAGCGCCAGGTCCCAGACGTAGGCCGGCCGCAGCTGGTTCGGCAGCAGGCTGCCGGCGTCCTCACTGATGGACGTGGGGTGCAGGGGCGTGCGGGTGTCCGGCGAGTACAGCGTCTGGCCACGGCGGCGCGCCTCGAGGTCGATGACCCCGCCGGGCTCGACGAACGCGGTCAGGTCGGCGATCGCGTACCGCACCCGGTAGCCGTCCCGCGTCGGTTCGAGGTGCATGGCCTGGTCCAGGTCCATCGACCCGGGCGGGTCCAGCGTGAAGAACGGCAGGTCGCTCAGGTCACGCTCGGGCAGGCGTGGTTCGCGCACCGCGTCCGCGGCGGCCTGCTCGACCTCGCGCGGGAACCGGTCCGGCAGGCCCAGCTCACCGCGGATGGCCGCGAACACGTCGTCCAGGACCGGCGCGGCACCGGTGGTGTCGCGCAGCCGGAGCCGTCGCTGGATCACGGCGTCACCCTAGCCAGGTTGACGCGTGACGGCAGGCCGGGCATCGGGTTCCGGCGCCGACCGCCCACCCCCGGCGCCGCGCCGGAGCGCCCCCTAGGCTCGGCTGGTGCTCGTGCTGCTACCGCCCTCGGAGGGCAAGACCCGCCCGGGACGACGGCGGGGGCCGGTGTCGCTGGACGCGCTGTCCTGGCCCGAGCTGACCGACGCCCGCTCGCGGGTGCTGTCCGCCCTCGTCGAGGCCAGTGGACGGCCCGACGCGCTGGACGTGCTCGGCGTCGGCGCGTCGCTCGCCGCGGACGTCGAGGCGAACCGCACGCTGCACGTCGCCCCGTCCGCGCCGGCCGGGGAGGTCTACAGCGGGGTGCTGTACGACGCGCTGGCCCTGACCGGCCTGTCCCCTGCCGCCCGACGGCGCGCGAACCGCTGGCTGGTGGTGACGTCCGCCCTCTGGGGGGTCCTGCGGCCCACCGACCGCATCCCGACGTACCGGCTGTCGATGGGGACGACGCTGCCCGGCCTCGGCCCGCTGGCCGGCTACTGGCGTCCGCTGCTCGACGAACCCCTCACCGCCGCGGCCGGTCGCGGGCTCGTCGTGGACCTGCGCTCGACGACCTACCAGGCCGCCTGGACGCCGACCGGTCCGGTCGCCGCGCGCACCGTCGCCGTCCGGGTGCTGCGCGAGACGCAGGGTCGGCGCACCGTCGTGTCGCACATGGCCAAGCACACCCGCGGGCAGGTGTGCCGGGTGCTGCTGGAGTCCGAGCGCGAAGCGCGCACCCCGCGCGACCTGGCGGAGGTCGTCGGCCGGCGGTGGCGGTGCGAGCTGGTGCCGCCGGCCCAGCCCGGCCGGACCTGGACGCTGGACGTCGTCATCGACGGCTCGGACGAGGCCGTGGCCGGTGCCTGACCTGCTGGACGAGCTCGTGCACCGGGTGCTCCCGGTGCTGGTCTTCCTGGTCGCCATCACCGTCGTGGCCGAGCTGAGCGAGATCGCCGGGGTGTTCGAGGTCGCGTCGTCCACCGCGGCGCGCTGGGCGCGCGGCCGAGTCTGGTTGCTCTGGGTCCTGGTGGTGGTGCTCGCGACGGCGTCGACCATCGTGCTGTCGCTGGACACCACGGCGGTCCTGCTCACGCCGGTCGTGCTGACCCTGGCCCGTCGGCTGGGCGTCTCCACCGCGGCCTTCGCGATGACCACGGTGTGGCTGGCGAACACCGCGTCCATGCTGCTGCCGGTGTCCAACCTGACGAACCTGCTCTCGCTGCACCGGATGCAGGAGCTCGGCGTCGGGGTGGGCGGGTTCGTCCGGCTGACCTGGCTGCCCGCGCTGGTCGCCGTCGTGGTGACCGTCGCCGTGCTGGCCGTGATGTTCCGGAACGACCTGCGCGGGCACTACGAGCAGGCGCCGCCGCACGAGCCGCACGACCGGCTGCTGCTGGTGGCCTGCGCCGTCGTCTGCCTGCTGCTGGGGCCGGCCTTCGTGACCGGGGTGAACGTGGCCTGGCCCGCGTCGGGCGCGGCCGTCGTCCTCCTGGTGCTGTTCGTGGTGCGCGACCGGACGCACCTGGGCTGGCGGCTGCTGCCCTGGCGCGCCGTGCTGATCGTGACGGTGCTGTTCGTCGCGGTCTTCTGGCTCGGCCAGATCGGGCTGGACGACCTGCTGGCATCGGTGTCCGGCGGCGGCGAGGGCTTCGCCAGCTACCTGCAGCTGGCGGGCACCGCGGCGCTGGCCGCGAACGTGATCGACAACCTGCCCGCCTACCTGGCCCTGGAGCCGGCCGCCGGAGACTCCCCCGCCCGGCTGGTGGCCGTGCTGATCGGGGTGAACTGCGGCCCGCTGCTGACCCTGTGGGCCTCGCTCGCGACGCTGCTGTGGCGCGAGCGCTGCCGGGCCCGTGGGGTGCCGGTGCGGTGGTGGGTGTTCGCGCTGCGCGGGCTCGTCGTCGTCCCGCTGCTGCTGGTGGCCTGCACGGCCGCGCTCACCGTCACCGCGTGAGGTCCGGCACCCCGAGGCGCGTCAGACGGGCAGCACCGAGACGATCGACAGGTCCCCGCTCGGGTAGCCCTTCGGCGCGATGGTGATGTCCACCCGGCCGGTGATGGCGATGGTCCACGGCACGATGTCGGCCGGCAGCACCTCGCCCGGACGGTGCACGTGGTGCAGCCGCTGGTGCACGTCGGAGAACTCGTTGACGGTGCCGGCCAGCACGTTGAGCAGCTCGTTGGCGTTCTCCTGCAGCGAGTCCGGCAGGACGCCGTCCTCGACCGCGGCCTCGGCGCCACCCGGCGGCACGAGACCGAGGGCCGCACCGACGCTCGCGGTGAGCGGGAAGTCCATGACGGCCACGGTGGTCAGCTGGTTGCGGTCGTCCACGTACACGGCGGTGCAAGGACCGACCTTGGCCTCCATGTCCGGGCGGCGGCCGTGGGACAGCGTGACCTCACGGCCGAGCAGTCCCTCGAACAGGTCCTTGACCGACTGGTTCGTCGGAAGCGCCATGATTTCCCCTCAGCCCAGCACCGGCGCGAGGGCGTCACTGAAGACCTCGGCGGTGAACGGCTTGACGATGACGAAACGCGCACCAGCCGCCTCGGCGACCTCGCGCATGTCGTCCGAACCCTCCGACGTGACGAACCCGAAGGGGGTCTGGTCACCGCCGGCCCGCAGGTTGCGCAGGAACTCGATGCCGGTCATGTTCGGCATGTTCCAGTCGGACAGGACCACGTCAGGCGCGTGCTCGGCGACCTTCGCGAGGCCGTCGGCGCCGTCCACGGCCTCGACGACCTCGTGGCCGTCGTAGCCGGCCTGGCGCAGCGTCCGTACGACGATCTGGCGCATGACGCGGCTGTCGTCGACCACCAGGAACCTCATCGTGCTTCTCCCATCGAGTCGTTGCTTGTCGCGGTGCTGGGCAGGTGCCAGACACCGATCCGGGCGGCGTGCCCCGGCCACTCCACGCCAGCGCGGCAGACCAGCTGCGCGTGCACCGGCGCCCACTCCAGCTCCACGCGGGGCAGCCCGAGGCTGGTGCTGCCCTGCAGGAGCGCCTTGACGTTGCCGCCGATGACGTTGACCACCTCGCCGACCGCGTCCGCGACGTCGGCGTCGCTCACGTCGTCCGTCTCGGGGATCTGCAGCATCGCGCGGGTGACCGCAACCGCCGTCGTGGGCGGCATCGTCACCGTCACCAGCCCGGTCCAGTCGCCGTCGATGGTCACCGAGGCGGTCATCGCGCCCTGCAGACCGAAGGCGTGGTCGGCGCGGATCGCAGGAAGCTGGAGCAGGGACTCCCACACCTCGGCGACGAGCTCCCACACCTCGTCGGCCCGGATCGGCGCCACCCCGGTCGTCGTCGTCATGCCGAGACCTCCTTGGGCTCGGGCAGCAGACCCAGCAGCAGCAGCTTGTCGCGCAGCGCGTCGGCGGTGAACGGCTTGATCAGGTACTCGTGGGCACCGGCGGCCAGCGCCCGGACGATCTGCCCGTGCTCGCTCTCGGTGGTCACCATCATCAGCGTCAGCGACCGCCACGCCGGCTCGGCGCGGACGCGGTTGACGAAGGTCAGCCCGTCCATCACCGGCATGTTCCAGTCCACGCAGGCGAGCTCGGGCAGCGGGCCGGTGGCCAGCACGTCGAGCGCTGCCTGCCCGTGCTCGGCCTCAAGGACCTCGTCGTACCCGAGGTCCACCAGGATCCGCGAGACGATGCGCCGCATCGCCCGCGAGTCGTCGATCACCAAAGCGCGCATCACGCCACTCCTCTTGCTGCTTGCGGCATCAGCCGGTAGACGGAGCCTCGGCCCAGGGCCTGTCGCTGCCACATGTCGTCGATTCCCATGGTCGTTTCGGGTGCACCCAGGAACAGGTACCCGTCCGGGGCCAGGATCTTGCGTACCCGGCGAAGCACGTCGGCCTTCGTCGCCAGGTCGAAGTAGATGAGCACGTTGCGCAGGAAGACCACGTCGAACGTGCCGAGGCCGACCAGCGGCCGGGCCAGGTTGAGCTGGCGGAACGTCGTGCGGGCAGCCAGCGACTGGTTGACCCGCCAGGCCGCACCGTCCCGCTCGAAGTGCTTGACCAGGCTGGTGGCGGGCAGGCCGCGGTTGACCTCGAGCTGGCTGTACCGGCCCTCACGGCAGCGCTCGACCATCTCGAGCGACAGGTCGGTGCCCAGCACGTCGATGGACCAGCCCGCCAGCTGCGGGGCGTCCCCGAGCACCATGGCGATGCTGTACGGCTCCT
Coding sequences within it:
- a CDS encoding RNB domain-containing ribonuclease; protein product: MIQRRLRLRDTTGAAPVLDDVFAAIRGELGLPDRFPREVEQAAADAVREPRLPERDLSDLPFFTLDPPGSMDLDQAMHLEPTRDGYRVRYAIADLTAFVEPGGVIDLEARRRGQTLYSPDTRTPLHPTSISEDAGSLLPNQLRPAYVWDLALDREGELRSADVGRAMVRSVERLDEESAAALAAQGDPRMSLLREIGQHRLRLEAERGGASLPMPEQEVVRVDDHYDLRLRPPSAISDWNAQISLMTGMAAADIMLAGQVGILRTMPPPSHHALARYRRQAQALGTRWPAEQQYGAFLRALDRDEPRELALIHEAASLFRGAGYTPFDGDVPAVTEHAAVADQYAHVTAPLRRLVDRFGLVVSAALCQDEPVPAWVREALESLPGLMNASDQLGNRLDHACTDAVEAAVLAPRVGEAFEGVVVDLRDKGPGGIVQLRQPPVLAPVSGDVQLGATLRVRLVAADVGGRRVEFTPV
- a CDS encoding SLC13 family permease, producing the protein MPDLLDELVHRVLPVLVFLVAITVVAELSEIAGVFEVASSTAARWARGRVWLLWVLVVVLATASTIVLSLDTTAVLLTPVVLTLARRLGVSTAAFAMTTVWLANTASMLLPVSNLTNLLSLHRMQELGVGVGGFVRLTWLPALVAVVVTVAVLAVMFRNDLRGHYEQAPPHEPHDRLLLVACAVVCLLLGPAFVTGVNVAWPASGAAVVLLVLFVVRDRTHLGWRLLPWRAVLIVTVLFVAVFWLGQIGLDDLLASVSGGGEGFASYLQLAGTAALAANVIDNLPAYLALEPAAGDSPARLVAVLIGVNCGPLLTLWASLATLLWRERCRARGVPVRWWVFALRGLVVVPLLLVACTAALTVTA
- a CDS encoding peroxide stress protein YaaA — translated: MLVLLPPSEGKTRPGRRRGPVSLDALSWPELTDARSRVLSALVEASGRPDALDVLGVGASLAADVEANRTLHVAPSAPAGEVYSGVLYDALALTGLSPAARRRANRWLVVTSALWGVLRPTDRIPTYRLSMGTTLPGLGPLAGYWRPLLDEPLTAAAGRGLVVDLRSTTYQAAWTPTGPVAARTVAVRVLRETQGRRTVVSHMAKHTRGQVCRVLLESEREARTPRDLAEVVGRRWRCELVPPAQPGRTWTLDVVIDGSDEAVAGA
- a CDS encoding response regulator, whose translation is MRALVIDDSRAMRRIVSRILVDLGYDEVLEAEHGQAALDVLATGPLPELACVDWNMPVMDGLTFVNRVRAEPAWRSLTLMMVTTESEHGQIVRALAAGAHEYLIKPFTADALRDKLLLLGLLPEPKEVSA
- a CDS encoding response regulator, yielding MRFLVVDDSRVMRQIVVRTLRQAGYDGHEVVEAVDGADGLAKVAEHAPDVVLSDWNMPNMTGIEFLRNLRAGGDQTPFGFVTSEGSDDMREVAEAAGARFVIVKPFTAEVFSDALAPVLG
- a CDS encoding protein-glutamate O-methyltransferase CheR — its product is MSIAADAFDFVCALVHRESALVLGAGKEYLVESRLLPLARAQGDPDVETFVNRARRQPGGPAQREIVEALTTNETSWFRDSEPFVGLRDLVVPELVAARSLTRRLRVWSAACSSGQEPYSIAMVLGDAPQLAGWSIDVLGTDLSLEMVERCREGRYSQLEVNRGLPATSLVKHFERDGAAWRVNQSLAARTTFRQLNLARPLVGLGTFDVVFLRNVLIYFDLATKADVLRRVRKILAPDGYLFLGAPETTMGIDDMWQRQALGRGSVYRLMPQAARGVA
- a CDS encoding chemotaxis protein CheX, giving the protein MTTTTGVAPIRADEVWELVAEVWESLLQLPAIRADHAFGLQGAMTASVTIDGDWTGLVTVTMPPTTAVAVTRAMLQIPETDDVSDADVADAVGEVVNVIGGNVKALLQGSTSLGLPRVELEWAPVHAQLVCRAGVEWPGHAARIGVWHLPSTATSNDSMGEAR